In the Alligator mississippiensis isolate rAllMis1 chromosome 7, rAllMis1, whole genome shotgun sequence genome, one interval contains:
- the NOP10 gene encoding H/ACA ribonucleoprotein complex subunit 3 translates to MFLQYYLNEQGDRVYTLKKVSPSGQVTSSAHPARFSPDDKYSRHRVTIKKRFGVLMTQQPRPIM, encoded by the exons ATGTTCCTGCAGTACTATCTCAACGAGCAGGGGGACCGGGTGTACACCCTCAAG AAAGTAAGCCCCTCTGGCCAAGTGACTTCCTCTGCACATCCTGCCCGCTTCTCCCCAGATGACAAATACTCCCGCCACCGGGTCACCATCAAGAAGCGCTTTGGCGTCCTCATGACACAGCAGCCGCGGCCCATTATGTGA
- the LOC102563792 gene encoding uncharacterized protein LOC102563792 isoform X1 — protein sequence MSSQSQQPPPPSPILLPAFPGTALLLTSPDAPNGKLIVKLKEEGTQEAPCGQTIILTAAPADWVPPRQDGTPIRLQFGAGIRTILLTKAGEEPRVRKTGESEGAPTQPLPPSDSSSACTSKGVYENFRRWQHYKALARQHFPNTPDAEALACFFIPVLRSLTRLRPDMTLEEGVPRAVQEWEHSSNFERMIFYEMAEKFMEFEAEEELQIQKMKLLSNSQFQAPPAEPIMPLAVPASGTNQQVYIPKKAMSKGSQPRRRQRHPPSTPALGVPREIPAEAVKQYDDIMEGLHTSWEEKEEGNSGSDGDPQSQGQGELPDPALLQYIEQLCDDESFVCKVEAVIHPQFLADLLSLEKQCDPLDLAAQLEQESGLTPSQLVEKRLLALLEEELNPLGCPASQYDFTPSQSEEEDEDSSHKAPATGDQAGTSTSPPGKRGNRSGVQGKQQPEALTPAPMLISHQGYSSPEGTVMPRGTSSHECGGQGKLLKSLRNRVEKATLKRLGQVQTGGQLLRSGITLSAIQCGSQARDLSSWGKNLVGQEHLKSISMQCGKEGSPEEKVKDQMQAQTATKDDGKVGSMLEPKAVGSVLPGGGKEDCSQEEKVKGQTETYTVWEGLRDVPVTTECNSQVSQVTSQRNSLVEKAAPESTLSECGIHNGCQEEKVKDQTQAKAGWDKLSDIQSVTDQVKTMRSCRNPLTGQAGLQSFPTGCPKQVGNQEGKAGDQRQTQDSWGKAIAKESDIPSRSIKSREKNLGKKGTEKSIPIGLRKPDDCQTLQLTRLETKLNTTHPLALPVGKNGEQSSSLSLHPLRVTSANGQEEDEFQTAAKVYEQCMDPDHTTGMPFIGLNGQEEPVQAISETFKPGCQTEPKQKFTLETESNQAHLQDDNSHENSSISTTANQGSGSGNSGQCSSSFYRACGARMSSSNDGKEAEEASLATSNSSSKITSNANPETSTGSIKNAGKCGQEEDDDEELSNFSSLLAYKLHLSSPKGAIAIIPVPKGQAQPHGKVPFPSGETERQGNKRRRSMRLCPDGAQDGSLPPDPGIQHSHKRRKNNTIARRSKRLHSQ from the exons ATGAGCTCCCAATCCCAACAgcctcccccaccatccccaaTCCTGCTTCCTGCCTTCCCTGGCACTGCTCTGCTCCTGACCTCACCAGATGCTCCCAATGGCAAATTGATTGTCAAATTGAAGGAGGAGGggacccaggaggccccctgtggGCAGACTATCATCCTTACAGCGGCTCCTGCAGATTGGGTCCCCCCACGGCAGGATGGGACCCCTATTCGACTTCAATTTGGAGCTGGGATCAGGACCATTCTGCTGACAAAAGCTGGGGAGGAGCCCAGAGTGAGGAAAACGGGGGAGTCGGAAGGTGCCCCAACGCAGCCACTTCCTCCCAGTGACTCCTCCTCAGCCTGCACTTCCAAAGGGGTCTATGAGAACTTTCGGCGCTGGCAGCACTACAAAGCCTTGGCAAGGCAACATTTCCCAAACACACCCGATGCAGAAGCACTGGCCTGTTTCTTCAT CCCCGTCCTGCGCTCCCTGACTCGCCTGCGCCCTGACATGACTCTGGAGGAGGGCGTGCCACGTGCTGTGCAAgagtgggagcacagcagcaaCTTTGAGCGCATGATCTTCTATGAGATGGCTGAGAA GTTTATGGAGTTTGAGGCAGAAGAGGAGCTACAGATCCAAAAGATGAAGCTCCTGAGTAACTCCCAGTTCCAGGCCCCCCCTGCTGAGCCCATCATGCCCCTTGCAGTCCCTGCCTCTGGTACCAACCAACAAG TCTATATCCCCAAGAAGGCAATGTCCAAAGGTAGCCAACCCCGGCGTCGGCAGCGTCACccgcccagcaccccagccctgggtgtGCCACGGGAGATTCCAGCTGAAGCTGTGAAGCAGTATGATGACATCATGGAGGGACTACACACCAgctgggaagaaaaggaggagggaaattCTGGGAGTGATGGGGACCCTCAGAGCCAGGGCCAAGGGGAACTACCTGATCCTGCACTGCTGCAGTACATTGAGCAGTTGTGTGATGATGAGAGCTTTGTCTGCAAG GTGGAAGCTGTGATCCATCCCCAGTTCCTGGCTGATCTGCTTTCTTTGGAGAAGCAATGTGACCCTTTGGATCTTGCAGCCCAACTGGAGCAAGAATCAGGGCTCACACCAAGCCAG TTGGTCGAGAAACGTCTTCTAGCCCTCTTAGAGGAAGAGCTGAACCCCCTTGGGTGTCCTGCCTCCCAGTATGATTTTACCCCCTCTCAGTctgaggaggaggatgaagaCAGCAGTCATAAGGCACCAGCCACTGGTGACCAGGCTGGTACCAGCACCTCACCTCCTGGGAAAAGAGGAAACAGGAGTGGGGTTCAGGGAAAACAGCAACCAGAGGCACTCACCCCAGCACCCATGTTGATATCCCATCAGGGATACAGTTCACCAGAGGGCACTGTAATGCCAAGAGGTACATCCTCTCATGAATGTGGTGGCCAAGGGAAATTATTAAAATCTTTGAGGAACAGAGTTGAAAAGGCAACGCTGAAGCGTCTGGGGCAGGTCCAAACTGGAGGTCAACTGTTAAGATCAGGAATCACTCTGAGTGCAATACAGTGTGGTAGTCAGGCCAGAGACTTAAGTTCATGGGGGAAAAACTTGGTAGGACAAGAACATCTAAAGTCAATTTCCATGCAGTGTGGAAAAGAAGGAAGCCCAGAAGAGAAAGTTAAAGATCAAATGCAGGCCCAAACAGCAACAAAGGATGATGGTAAAGTTGGAAGCATGTTAGAGCCAAAAGCTGTAGGGTCAGTTCTTCCTGGAGGTGGAAAAGAAGACTGCAGCCAAGAAGAGAAGGTCAAAGGTCAAACAGAAACCTACACTGTTTGGGAAGGACTAAGAGACGTGCCAGTGACGACAGAGTGCAATAGCCAAGTCTCACAAGTGACATCACAAAGGAACAGCCTAGTGGAAAAAGCAGCTCCAGAGTCAACACTTTCTGAATGTGGAATACATAATGGCTGTCAAGAAGAAAAGGTCAAAGATCAAACCCAGGCCAAGGCTGGCTGGGACAAACTGAGTGACATTCAAAGTGTTACAGATCAGGTCAAGACAATGAGATCATGTAGGAACCCCCTTACTGGACAAGCAGGGCTACAATCATTTCCTACTGGATGTCCAAAACAAGTTGGCAaccaggaagggaaggctggAGATCAAAGACAGACACAGGATAGTTGGGGTAAAGCCATTGCAAAAGAAAGTGACATCCCCTCAAGGAGCATAAAGTCAAGGGAGAAGAACTTGGGAAAAAAGGGTACTGAGAAATCAATTCCCATTGGACTTAGAAAACCAGATGACTGCCAAACACTTCAGCTAACTAGATTGGAAACTAAACTGAACACAACACATCCTTTGGCATTACCAGTTGGCAAGAATGGTGAACAGTCATCAAGTCTCTCTCTTCATCCTCTGAGGGTAACAAGCGCTAATGGACAAGAGGAGGATGAATTCCAAACAGCAGCCAAGGTTTATGAGCAATGTATGGACCCAGATCATACCACAGGAATGCCTTTCATTGGCCTGAATGGCCAGGAGGAGCCTGTTCAAGCAATTTCAGAGACCTTCAAGCCTGGTTGTCAAACAGAGCCAAAACAGAAATTCACACTGGAGACAGAGTCAAATCAGGCTCATCTCCAAGATGACAACAGCCATGAAAACAGTAGTATCAGTACCACGGCTAATCAGGGATCTGGTTCAGGAAATTCAGGACAGTGCAGTTCAAGTTTCTACAGGGCCTGTGGTGCAAGGATGAGTTCAAGTAATgatgggaaggaagcagaagaggcCAGTTTAGCCACAAGTAATAGTTCTTCCAAGATAACCTCCAATGCCAACCCAGAAACTTCAACAGGAAGCATAAAGAATGCTGGGAAATGTGGTCAAGAGGAAGATGATGATGAAGAACTATCTAATTTCTCCTCGCTATTGGCATACAAACTCCACCTTTCCAGTCCTAAGGGCGCTATTGCCATAATTCCAGTGCCGAAGGGACAAGCACAGCCTCATGGCAAAGTTCCTTTCCCTTCGGGGGAGACAGAAAGGCAAGGTAACAAGAGGAGGCGCTCTATGCGACTCTGCCCAGATGGAGCACAAGATGGATCCCTTCCTCCAGACCCTGGCATCCAGCACAGCcacaagagaaggaaaaacaacACAATTGCCCGGAGGAGCAAACGTCTACACAGCCAATGA
- the LOC102563792 gene encoding NUT family member 1 isoform X2: protein MSSQSQQPPPPSPILLPAFPGTALLLTSPDAPNGKLIVKLKEEGTQEAPCGQTIILTAAPADWVPPRQDGTPIRLQFGAGIRTILLTKAGEEPRVRKTGESEGAPTQPLPPSDSSSACTSKGVYENFRRWQHYKALARQHFPNTPDAEALACFFIPVLRSLTRLRPDMTLEEGVPRAVQEWEHSSNFERMIFYEMAEKFMEFEAEEELQIQKMKLLSNSQFQAPPAEPIMPLAVPASGTNQQVYIPKKAMSKGSQPRRRQRHPPSTPALGVPREIPAEAVKQYDDIMEGLHTSWEEKEEGNSGSDGDPQSQGQGELPDPALLQYIEQLCDDESFVCKVEAVIHPQFLADLLSLEKQCDPLDLAAQLEQESGLTPSQVRSPFSLLCGHAATRWR, encoded by the exons ATGAGCTCCCAATCCCAACAgcctcccccaccatccccaaTCCTGCTTCCTGCCTTCCCTGGCACTGCTCTGCTCCTGACCTCACCAGATGCTCCCAATGGCAAATTGATTGTCAAATTGAAGGAGGAGGggacccaggaggccccctgtggGCAGACTATCATCCTTACAGCGGCTCCTGCAGATTGGGTCCCCCCACGGCAGGATGGGACCCCTATTCGACTTCAATTTGGAGCTGGGATCAGGACCATTCTGCTGACAAAAGCTGGGGAGGAGCCCAGAGTGAGGAAAACGGGGGAGTCGGAAGGTGCCCCAACGCAGCCACTTCCTCCCAGTGACTCCTCCTCAGCCTGCACTTCCAAAGGGGTCTATGAGAACTTTCGGCGCTGGCAGCACTACAAAGCCTTGGCAAGGCAACATTTCCCAAACACACCCGATGCAGAAGCACTGGCCTGTTTCTTCAT CCCCGTCCTGCGCTCCCTGACTCGCCTGCGCCCTGACATGACTCTGGAGGAGGGCGTGCCACGTGCTGTGCAAgagtgggagcacagcagcaaCTTTGAGCGCATGATCTTCTATGAGATGGCTGAGAA GTTTATGGAGTTTGAGGCAGAAGAGGAGCTACAGATCCAAAAGATGAAGCTCCTGAGTAACTCCCAGTTCCAGGCCCCCCCTGCTGAGCCCATCATGCCCCTTGCAGTCCCTGCCTCTGGTACCAACCAACAAG TCTATATCCCCAAGAAGGCAATGTCCAAAGGTAGCCAACCCCGGCGTCGGCAGCGTCACccgcccagcaccccagccctgggtgtGCCACGGGAGATTCCAGCTGAAGCTGTGAAGCAGTATGATGACATCATGGAGGGACTACACACCAgctgggaagaaaaggaggagggaaattCTGGGAGTGATGGGGACCCTCAGAGCCAGGGCCAAGGGGAACTACCTGATCCTGCACTGCTGCAGTACATTGAGCAGTTGTGTGATGATGAGAGCTTTGTCTGCAAG GTGGAAGCTGTGATCCATCCCCAGTTCCTGGCTGATCTGCTTTCTTTGGAGAAGCAATGTGACCCTTTGGATCTTGCAGCCCAACTGGAGCAAGAATCAGGGCTCACACCAAGCCAGGTACGGAGTCCCTTCTCTCTGCTGTGTGGCCATGCAGCCACCAGGTGGAGGTAG